One part of the Musa acuminata AAA Group cultivar baxijiao chromosome BXJ1-5, Cavendish_Baxijiao_AAA, whole genome shotgun sequence genome encodes these proteins:
- the LOC103984866 gene encoding GATA transcription factor 6, which translates to MGVGVGVCNRAFVTHTDLGSHSMPHRTLISSSSSSSFSSSAVASLFFSPSPPRPSRLAPVPTSACSHCPQVEKETGMEALRATSRPELLYTGQQKQNQGVLSEEAGWFLERGNLVGEGFSVDDLLNLGEFAENEMEAEEDEAGREFGTDAEATHNETERSSSPSSSSSGLTFELPPPPPLSDICLPAHDAEELEWVSLIIDDSIPEFPPPCSGVASLSPPPSDAQSENRQARGAVPQGQGPSSGPTVCALSTEAAVPVKAKRSKRFRSAAAAWSMSGPLPFSDSSSSSTTTSASSCSSTSSSSPFLIYDPSALAVDQSFLLCDHPTPPKKQNPKKRGRKPKAPPPSSSTASGERRCSHCGVQKTPQWRAGPLGAKTLCNACGVRFKSGRLLPEYRPACSPTFVSHMHSNSHRKVLEMRRKKEAELVAPPVASF; encoded by the exons atgggggtgggggtgggggtgtgTAACAGGGCATTTGTTACGCACACGGACTTAGGCAGCCATTCAATGCCCCACCGAACGCtcatttcctcctcttcttcttcctccttctcctcttctgctGTTGCGTCACTCTTCTTCAGCCCTTCGCCACCGCGCCCTTCGCGTCTTGCGCCTGTACCAACCTCGGCTTGCTCCCACTGCCCTCAG GTGGAGAAAGAAACCGGCATGGAAGCGCTGAGGGCCACTTCGAGGCCGGAGCTTCTGTACACGGGGCAGCAGAAGCAGAACCAGGGGGTTTTGAGCGAGGAGGCGGGTTGGTTTCTTGAAAGAGGGAACCTGGTAGGTGAGGGGTTCTCTGTCGACGACCTCCTTAACCTGGGTGAGTTCGCGGAGAACGAGATGGAAGCGGAGGAGGACGAAGCTGGGAGAGAATTTGGAACCGACGCGGAAGCAACGCATAATGAGACAGAgcgctcttcttctccttcctcctcctcttcgggtCTAACCTTCGAGCTTCCACCACCGCCTCCTCTTTCGGATATCTGTCTGCCG GCGCATGATGCTGAAGAACTGGAGTGGGTTTCCCTCATCATCGACGACTCCATCCCGGAGTTCCCACCACCGTGTTCCGGCGTTGCATCCCTTTCACCACCGCCGAGCGACGCCCAAAGTGAGAACCGCCAAGCCCGCGGCGCCGTGCCGCAAGGTCAAGGCCCCTCTTCGGGTCCTACCGTTTGCGCTCTCTCCACCGAAGCGGCGGTTCCGGTCAAGGCCAAGCGGAGCAAGCGCTTCCGCAGTGCCGCTGCCGCCTGGTCCATGTCCGGCCCGCTCCCCTTCTCggactcctcctcgtcctccaccACTACCTCCGCCTCCTCATGCTCCTCCACGTCTTCCTCCTCCCCTTTCCTCATATACGACCCCTCCGCTCTCGCCGTCGACCAAAGCTTCCTCCTTTGCGACCACCCGACGCCGCCCAAGAAGCAGAACCCGAAGAAACGCGGCCGCAAGCCCAAAGCGCCGCCACCAtcttcctccaccgcctccgGCGAACGGCGGTGCAGCCACTGCGGTGTCCAGAAGACGCCGCAGTGGCGGGCCGGCCCGCTCGGCGCCAAGACCCTCTGCAACGCCTGCGGCGTCCGCTTCAAATCCGGCCGTCTCCTCCCAGAGTACCGCCCGGCCTGCAGCCCCACCTTCGTCAGCCACATGCACTCTAACAGCCACCGCAAGGTGCTGGAGATGCGCCGGAAGAAGGAGGCGGAGCTTGTCGCGCCCCCCGTCGCCTCCTTCTGA